Proteins found in one Nostoc sp. NIES-3756 genomic segment:
- a CDS encoding ATP-binding protein translates to MSGQYRFPLELLEQPPQKRLQFFKNPGVTIMHHNLKNAFYKLHRIIREPAGSSIILVIGPSGVGKSTLLQLLKNKIIEESLGQMEADPGWIPIVCVEAPAPAKGTFRWKIFYRKILEAVDEPGIDQKINYNSDGIRRDSDGKLAFGAKATEDSLRLAMEKALIHRRPYTLSVDEFQHIGKMASEQLLQAHMDCVKSAVNTTKIPWTGFGTYQLLNFLELSPQLSRRTKIMHIPRYLLEKDEDIQEFKRVLEHLQYRMPLQETPPLKEKYWEFCYERSIGNIGTLKNWLTDAYDLAVFEDANTLTLEHLQETAKSSSECEQMALEAIEGEEKLTDSQDKSKSLRTILGLAKDETQNSNKSSTHVQEHNQKSQKSSNKTKAFKRNPSRDPVRGEPV, encoded by the coding sequence ATGTCTGGACAATATAGATTTCCGCTTGAACTACTTGAGCAACCACCACAAAAAAGATTGCAATTCTTTAAAAATCCTGGTGTCACAATTATGCACCACAACCTTAAGAATGCTTTTTACAAATTACACCGTATTATTCGGGAACCAGCAGGAAGCTCAATAATTTTAGTGATCGGGCCTTCTGGTGTTGGGAAATCGACTTTACTGCAATTACTAAAAAACAAAATCATTGAGGAGAGCTTAGGCCAAATGGAAGCAGACCCTGGTTGGATTCCTATCGTCTGTGTTGAGGCTCCTGCACCAGCAAAAGGTACTTTCAGATGGAAAATTTTCTACAGGAAAATTTTAGAGGCTGTTGATGAACCTGGTATTGACCAAAAAATTAACTACAACTCAGACGGCATACGTCGAGACAGTGATGGAAAGTTGGCTTTTGGAGCCAAAGCTACAGAAGATTCACTACGCCTAGCAATGGAGAAGGCCTTAATTCACCGCAGACCTTACACTCTGAGCGTGGACGAGTTTCAGCATATTGGCAAAATGGCTAGTGAACAATTGTTGCAAGCTCACATGGACTGTGTGAAATCGGCAGTGAATACTACCAAAATCCCTTGGACTGGTTTTGGTACTTATCAACTACTTAATTTTCTAGAACTTAGCCCCCAACTAAGCCGACGTACCAAAATCATGCACATTCCACGTTATCTACTAGAAAAAGACGAAGACATACAAGAGTTTAAGAGAGTGTTAGAGCATCTTCAATACCGGATGCCACTACAAGAAACACCTCCTTTAAAGGAGAAATATTGGGAATTTTGTTACGAACGCAGCATTGGCAATATTGGTACTCTGAAGAATTGGCTTACAGATGCCTATGACCTTGCTGTATTTGAAGACGCAAATACTTTAACTTTGGAACATCTTCAAGAAACAGCTAAATCTTCTTCTGAGTGTGAACAGATGGCTTTGGAAGCAATAGAGGGAGAAGAAAAGCTGACGGATAGTCAAGATAAAAGTAAAAGTCTGCGTACTATTCTCGGATTAGCCAAGGATGAAACCCAAAATAGTAATAAATCTTCAACTCATGTCCAAGAACACAACCAAAAGAGCCAAAAATCTAGTAATAAAACAAAAGCATTCAAACGTAATCCTAGCCGAGATCCAGTAAGAGGTGAACCAGTATGA
- the hisF gene encoding imidazole glycerol phosphate synthase subunit HisF gives MLSKRILPCLDVKAGRVVKGVNFVNLKDAGDPVELAKVYNEAGADELVFLDITATHEDRDIIIDVVYRTAEQVFIPLTVGGGIQSLENVKALLRAGADKVSINSAAVRDPDLIDRASDRFGNQCIVVAIDARRRVDPSNPGWDVYVRGGRENTGLDALSWAKEVAKRGAGELLVTSMDADGTQAGYDIELTRAIAESVEIPVVASGGAGNCEHIYTALTEGKAEAALLASLLHYGQLSVEEIKNYLRDRQVPVRLFA, from the coding sequence ATGTTATCTAAAAGAATCTTACCTTGTTTAGATGTGAAGGCGGGAAGGGTTGTTAAAGGAGTTAACTTTGTTAACCTCAAGGATGCTGGTGATCCCGTAGAACTGGCGAAGGTTTACAACGAAGCTGGGGCGGATGAGTTAGTGTTTCTTGATATTACAGCTACTCATGAAGACCGAGATATCATCATTGATGTGGTTTACCGCACGGCTGAACAAGTTTTTATCCCCCTGACTGTGGGCGGCGGGATTCAATCCTTAGAAAATGTTAAAGCTTTGTTACGTGCCGGGGCTGATAAGGTTAGTATTAACTCTGCGGCAGTACGTGACCCAGACTTAATTGATCGGGCGAGCGATCGCTTTGGTAATCAGTGCATAGTTGTAGCAATTGATGCTAGGCGCAGAGTAGACCCGAGTAATCCTGGTTGGGATGTGTACGTGCGAGGGGGTAGGGAAAATACGGGCTTGGATGCCTTATCATGGGCTAAAGAAGTCGCAAAACGTGGTGCAGGGGAGTTATTAGTAACCAGTATGGATGCGGATGGTACTCAAGCTGGTTATGATATTGAGTTAACACGGGCAATTGCTGAGTCTGTAGAAATACCAGTTGTTGCTTCCGGTGGTGCTGGTAATTGTGAACATATCTATACCGCCCTCACTGAAGGGAAAGCAGAAGCTGCCTTATTGGCTTCGCTTCTACATTACGGGCAACTCAGCGTAGAAGAAATCAAGAATTATTTGCGCGATCGCCAAGTTCCTGTCCGCTTGTTTGCCTAA
- a CDS encoding TniQ family protein, with product MTIYLEHWSIIPLEIPQRSRLFSLEPVAVGTSYAESLSSYLHRLAQAHCLTTQKLVMGEIAPLILKDEEKSELLAKNLSHLLGNRDAKPAINGMREMTGKLVTVLEELTMCQDLRFLTLLSWKGMIYDKGLFRNYRAWCPCCWEGWKQENKTIYEPLLWSFKDIEFCLIHKQRLIEECPHCGSRLPMMARFSPAGFCSHCYGWLGQEIKGEEEIEKYRVNIQGISELIALTPELGYKPIPIELTRKLQLILLVFEQAIGKDLQLLGDLGGIMESLRIASKTNQSQPYHLVKLIIPVCEKAKISVSQLFGSDFKELGKILFGNFRLELKL from the coding sequence ATGACTATTTACTTGGAACATTGGAGCATAATACCTCTAGAAATCCCGCAACGAAGTCGGTTATTCTCTCTTGAACCTGTGGCGGTGGGAACTTCCTACGCAGAAAGTCTTAGTAGCTATCTTCATCGTTTGGCGCAGGCGCATTGTTTAACCACTCAAAAGCTCGTTATGGGAGAAATTGCGCCACTTATCCTTAAAGATGAGGAGAAATCTGAGCTATTGGCAAAAAATTTGAGTCACTTATTGGGAAATAGGGATGCTAAACCGGCTATCAACGGAATGCGTGAAATGACAGGAAAGTTAGTCACTGTCTTAGAAGAGTTAACAATGTGTCAGGATTTACGCTTTTTGACCCTTTTAAGCTGGAAAGGAATGATTTATGACAAGGGGTTATTTCGGAACTATCGCGCTTGGTGTCCTTGTTGTTGGGAAGGGTGGAAGCAGGAGAACAAAACTATCTATGAACCATTACTATGGTCATTTAAAGATATAGAATTTTGTTTGATTCACAAACAGCGATTAATAGAAGAATGTCCTCACTGTGGTTCGCGTTTACCTATGATGGCGAGGTTTTCACCTGCGGGATTTTGTTCTCATTGTTACGGGTGGTTAGGACAGGAAATTAAAGGCGAAGAGGAAATAGAGAAATATCGAGTTAATATTCAAGGAATTAGCGAATTAATTGCACTTACTCCCGAATTAGGATATAAACCCATCCCGATTGAGTTAACACGAAAATTACAATTAATTTTGTTGGTGTTTGAACAAGCAATTGGCAAGGATTTGCAGTTATTGGGAGATTTAGGGGGAATCATGGAATCGTTGAGGATTGCTTCAAAAACAAATCAAAGTCAGCCTTATCATTTGGTGAAGTTGATTATTCCTGTGTGTGAGAAGGCGAAAATTAGTGTATCTCAGTTGTTTGGCTCCGATTTTAAGGAATTAGGCAAGATATTGTTCGGGAATTTTAGGCTGGAATTAAAGTTGTAG
- a CDS encoding Mu transposase C-terminal domain-containing protein, with translation MLSDIEFEHWCRRLNLSEQARKVIEQIRTSEPSRRVGGGKKNVSGRYPSSKMGVSIQFESHRNELAHIYKLETDDDVLEYYDQPPPIFLDYLSKNGRRNYHSHTPDFFVIRKSAAGWEECSVEQNLLKKVQDSPNRWQRQEDGTWICPPGKEYAAQFGLYYVVRSSAEINSIFLRNFVWLEDYLNNQQLTVDDEITDAVCNLVKLQPGISLANIIYQIKEASIDDLNTLIATNQVYVDLNTYLLAQPEKVKVFLDEEEAFTFNQITKVSEPQAINKLGIFKASVGTSIFWDGSKWEIANTGEKSIALITQDGKFIDLPNHVFETLVRDKKITSLQTPEEPTINSEVEELLRKASTEDRKEATSRYKAIEAFLNGNSSNKPNRSQRRWIASYRKAEKTYGRGFIGLLPKHRDKGWRRQGIPEEVLLFMQQHIEINYENIKQHSIRHAYQSFKDLCNEKGYKPPSSESYRQAVRNRPQYKQIQKRMGDRAAYKEEPFYWYIHREETPPHGDRPFEICHIDHTEVDVELLSAIMLKLGMDISVIKEKASMGRPWLTLMLDAYSRRIIAAYMTFDSPSYRSNMMILKMCVQRYGRLPQIIVVDGGADFGGTYFETLLAYFRVTKKERPAAKARHGSVIESYFGVADKEFWHNLMGNTQITKNVRQVTKSVNPKNNAVWTLAKLYSYFCEYCYEIYDTCPHPALRMSPREAFNIGTARSGSREHTFINEEEFKFLALPSPTDSAGTRKITQEGVKINYLYYWHSCFSRFRNIKVEVKYDPFDITQAYAYINGEWVKCHSLYLRELEGHSERELMIAAAELKKLNRIQNKQFSDITGKKLAEFFRRIEMEEAALAPPWLEAKKAVLQQRLRDSELKQVHAQIEGKIDESETITSTNVENSAFIKAEHLTKQFTESSQQELDDENLVESFEPLEEW, from the coding sequence ATGCTTAGTGATATTGAATTTGAGCATTGGTGTCGCCGCCTCAATCTTTCTGAACAAGCTCGGAAGGTAATAGAACAAATCCGTACCTCTGAGCCATCACGGCGTGTTGGTGGTGGTAAAAAGAACGTTTCAGGCCGTTACCCAAGTTCCAAAATGGGAGTAAGTATCCAGTTTGAATCACACCGGAATGAATTAGCCCATATTTATAAACTGGAAACTGATGATGATGTATTGGAGTACTACGACCAACCTCCTCCGATTTTTCTGGATTACTTGAGTAAAAATGGCAGGCGCAATTACCACAGCCATACACCTGACTTTTTTGTGATCCGAAAAAGTGCAGCAGGTTGGGAAGAATGCAGTGTAGAGCAAAATTTACTTAAAAAAGTACAAGATAGTCCAAACCGTTGGCAGAGGCAAGAAGACGGAACATGGATTTGTCCACCGGGGAAAGAATATGCTGCTCAATTTGGTCTTTATTATGTTGTCCGTTCCTCTGCGGAAATTAATTCAATATTTTTGCGTAACTTCGTTTGGTTGGAAGATTATTTAAATAACCAGCAATTAACAGTTGATGATGAAATCACTGATGCTGTATGCAATCTTGTCAAATTACAGCCAGGAATCTCTTTAGCCAACATAATTTATCAAATTAAGGAAGCCAGCATTGATGACTTAAATACTTTGATAGCGACAAACCAAGTATATGTTGACCTCAACACTTATCTTTTAGCTCAACCAGAAAAAGTAAAAGTCTTTCTAGACGAAGAAGAAGCATTTACTTTTAACCAAATAACTAAGGTTTCTGAACCACAAGCTATTAACAAATTGGGCATTTTTAAAGCCTCTGTTGGCACATCTATATTTTGGGATGGTAGTAAGTGGGAAATTGCAAACACAGGCGAAAAATCAATTGCACTTATCACACAAGATGGAAAATTTATTGATTTACCTAATCATGTTTTTGAAACTTTAGTTAGAGATAAGAAAATAACAAGCCTACAAACACCAGAAGAACCAACGATTAATTCTGAAGTTGAAGAATTACTTAGGAAGGCAAGTACAGAAGATAGAAAAGAAGCTACCTCTCGCTACAAGGCAATAGAAGCATTCCTAAATGGAAATTCCTCTAATAAACCTAATCGCTCTCAAAGACGTTGGATTGCTAGTTACCGAAAGGCAGAAAAAACCTATGGTAGAGGCTTCATTGGACTTTTACCTAAACATAGAGATAAAGGTTGGCGTAGACAAGGTATCCCAGAGGAAGTGTTGTTATTCATGCAACAACACATAGAAATAAACTACGAAAACATTAAACAACACTCTATCCGTCATGCTTATCAGTCTTTTAAAGATTTATGCAACGAAAAAGGATACAAGCCTCCTAGTTCGGAATCATACCGTCAAGCAGTAAGAAACCGCCCTCAATATAAGCAAATTCAAAAGCGAATGGGCGACCGTGCTGCTTATAAAGAAGAGCCTTTTTACTGGTATATACATCGAGAGGAAACGCCTCCTCACGGCGATCGCCCATTTGAAATTTGTCATATCGACCATACGGAGGTAGATGTTGAACTGCTCAGTGCAATCATGCTAAAGCTGGGCATGGATATTAGCGTCATCAAAGAAAAAGCCAGTATGGGGAGACCTTGGTTGACCTTAATGCTTGACGCTTACTCACGAAGAATAATTGCTGCATATATGACGTTCGATTCCCCAAGTTATCGTTCCAACATGATGATTTTGAAGATGTGTGTTCAGAGATATGGACGACTACCCCAAATTATAGTTGTGGATGGAGGGGCTGATTTTGGGGGTACTTATTTTGAAACACTTCTTGCTTACTTCCGTGTCACCAAAAAAGAGCGACCTGCAGCTAAAGCAAGGCATGGGTCAGTTATTGAATCTTATTTCGGTGTAGCTGATAAGGAATTTTGGCATAACTTGATGGGAAATACCCAAATTACAAAAAATGTTCGGCAAGTAACTAAAAGCGTAAATCCAAAAAACAATGCTGTATGGACACTTGCCAAGCTGTACTCCTATTTTTGTGAATACTGCTATGAAATCTATGACACTTGCCCACACCCTGCTTTAAGAATGAGTCCTCGTGAGGCTTTCAATATCGGTACAGCAAGAAGTGGTAGTCGAGAACATACCTTCATTAATGAAGAAGAATTCAAATTTTTAGCTCTACCATCACCAACCGACTCTGCCGGAACCAGAAAGATAACTCAAGAAGGTGTAAAAATCAATTATCTATACTATTGGCACTCTTGTTTTAGCCGTTTTCGCAATATTAAAGTAGAAGTCAAATACGACCCATTTGATATTACGCAAGCTTACGCTTATATCAACGGCGAATGGGTTAAATGCCACTCTCTTTATCTGCGAGAACTTGAAGGTCACTCAGAACGAGAACTGATGATTGCAGCAGCTGAATTAAAGAAGCTCAATCGAATTCAAAATAAGCAGTTTAGTGATATCACAGGCAAAAAACTAGCTGAGTTTTTTAGGCGGATAGAAATGGAGGAAGCTGCTCTTGCTCCACCTTGGCTGGAAGCGAAAAAGGCAGTATTACAACAACGTTTGAGAGATAGTGAACTAAAACAAGTCCACGCTCAGATAGAAGGAAAAATAGATGAGTCTGAAACTATCACATCTACCAATGTAGAAAATTCTGCATTTATTAAAGCAGAACATTTAACAAAGCAGTTTACAGAATCATCTCAACAAGAGCTTGATGATGAAAACTTGGTCGAATCTTTTGAACCTTTAGAGGAGTGGTAA
- a CDS encoding TniQ family protein — protein sequence MNINISSELRELRKSQLPTRSRLYHLKPIGVGTSTVESLTSYITRLAVSHCLPTGVLMVTEIAPVINKTYGAGTLHRIYNFTGALNGTGVMASDLVQALENLTQQKNLHFLTLLTWAEILPSRNLLRRHRAWCSFCYQEWYENGQTIYEPLLWTLDVVKVCLRHQQPLTQKCPHCKEKNFHLAWRSQPGYCSKCLKWLGLNVETQLSNCPYSHKDELEFEIWITNTLGELLAKSPHLTLSPSKDNISKAICAYVDKVAEGNIAAFARQLQVPRNTVWLWCKGQNLPSIKAVLHVCYSLRISLLDFLNFEEDLVDSLSTLRLPLPQTKANRKKSIKPFEADEVKQNLEAVLESNEFPAPSMEEVARRLQCDRRSIFKYFPDLCHAISSRYLSDRKAILENKIEQCCEEIRQITLNLHNQGIYPSEKSVSEQMTMPGYLRYRKVRLALQEIQSQSGR from the coding sequence ATGAATATCAATATTAGTAGTGAACTACGGGAGCTTAGAAAATCTCAATTACCAACTCGTAGCCGTTTATATCATCTAAAACCTATAGGGGTAGGAACATCAACTGTAGAGAGTCTGACAAGTTATATAACTCGACTAGCTGTGTCTCATTGTCTACCTACAGGTGTATTGATGGTAACAGAAATCGCACCAGTCATCAATAAAACTTATGGGGCTGGAACCCTACACAGAATCTATAATTTTACAGGAGCCTTGAACGGCACAGGTGTTATGGCTTCTGACTTAGTTCAAGCTCTTGAAAATTTGACTCAACAAAAAAACCTTCATTTTTTGACTTTGTTAACCTGGGCTGAAATTTTACCATCAAGGAATTTACTCCGTCGTCATCGAGCTTGGTGTTCATTCTGCTACCAAGAGTGGTACGAAAACGGGCAAACAATATATGAGCCTTTACTTTGGACATTGGATGTGGTTAAGGTCTGTTTACGTCATCAGCAACCTCTAACCCAAAAATGTCCTCATTGCAAAGAAAAGAATTTTCACTTAGCTTGGCGATCGCAACCTGGTTACTGTTCAAAGTGCTTGAAGTGGCTTGGTTTAAACGTGGAAACTCAATTAAGCAACTGTCCATATTCTCATAAAGATGAGTTAGAGTTTGAAATTTGGATTACTAACACATTAGGAGAATTGCTTGCTAAATCTCCACATTTGACACTTTCACCATCAAAAGACAATATTAGCAAAGCCATATGTGCTTACGTAGACAAAGTGGCTGAGGGAAATATTGCGGCATTTGCACGGCAACTTCAGGTTCCAAGAAATACGGTATGGCTTTGGTGTAAAGGACAGAATTTACCTTCAATCAAAGCAGTTTTACATGTTTGTTACTCGCTCAGAATATCACTATTGGATTTTTTAAACTTTGAAGAAGATTTAGTAGATTCTCTTTCGACCTTACGACTACCACTACCTCAAACGAAAGCCAATCGTAAAAAATCTATAAAACCTTTTGAGGCTGACGAAGTAAAGCAGAATTTAGAAGCAGTGCTTGAAAGCAATGAATTCCCAGCACCATCAATGGAAGAAGTGGCTAGGCGTTTGCAATGTGATAGAAGAAGTATTTTTAAATACTTTCCAGATTTATGCCATGCTATTTCTAGCCGCTACTTAAGTGACAGAAAAGCAATATTAGAGAATAAGATAGAGCAGTGCTGCGAAGAAATTCGGCAGATTACGTTGAATCTCCATAATCAGGGAATATATCCCTCTGAAAAATCTGTATCAGAACAAATGACGATGCCTGGGTACTTAAGGTATAGAAAAGTGCGTTTAGCATTGCAAGAAATACAAAGTCAATCAGGCAGGTGA
- the ruvB gene encoding Holliday junction branch migration DNA helicase RuvB, translating into MAIISSKKQPPEPNGQPNKRRESAPAAPKENILQPEAAIDEQGKQEESIRPHKFADYIGQKDLKDVLDIAIKAAKSRGEVLDHLLLYGPPGLGKTTMAMILASEMGVNYKITSAPALERPRDIVGLLVNLKPGDILFIDEIHRLSRMTEEILYPAMEDCRLDITVGKGSSARIRSIPLSKFTLVGATTRVGALTSPLRDRFGLIQKLRFYEVEELSKIVLRSAKLLQSNVSEDGATEIARRSRGTPRIANRLLKRVRDYAQVKSCPEITQTIAAEALQLFQVDPCGLDWTDRRMLSVIIEQFNGGPVGLETIAAATGEDTQTIEEVYEPYLMQIGYLSRTPRGRIATKAAYKHMGFTPPNEQLSLL; encoded by the coding sequence ATGGCGATAATCTCCTCAAAAAAACAGCCTCCAGAACCAAACGGACAACCAAACAAACGCCGGGAGTCAGCACCAGCCGCCCCTAAAGAAAATATTTTGCAGCCAGAAGCGGCTATTGATGAACAAGGTAAGCAAGAAGAAAGCATCCGTCCCCACAAATTTGCCGACTACATCGGGCAGAAAGACCTTAAGGATGTATTGGACATAGCCATCAAAGCAGCTAAGTCTAGAGGTGAAGTTTTGGATCACTTGCTACTGTATGGCCCGCCAGGATTGGGTAAAACAACAATGGCAATGATATTAGCTTCGGAGATGGGAGTCAATTACAAAATCACTAGTGCGCCAGCTTTAGAACGTCCAAGGGATATTGTGGGGCTACTGGTGAACTTAAAACCCGGTGATATTCTATTTATTGATGAAATTCATCGACTATCACGGATGACAGAAGAAATTCTTTATCCGGCTATGGAGGACTGTCGTTTAGATATTACTGTAGGTAAAGGTTCTAGCGCCCGGATTCGTAGTATACCCTTGTCCAAGTTTACCTTAGTAGGGGCGACAACCCGTGTCGGTGCGTTAACTTCACCATTGCGCGATCGCTTCGGATTAATTCAGAAACTCCGCTTCTACGAAGTTGAAGAACTCAGCAAAATAGTCCTACGTAGCGCCAAACTACTGCAAAGCAACGTCAGTGAAGACGGTGCAACAGAAATTGCCCGGCGATCGCGGGGAACACCACGGATTGCCAATCGGTTACTCAAGCGTGTCCGTGATTACGCCCAAGTAAAATCATGTCCAGAAATTACTCAAACTATTGCCGCCGAAGCATTACAGTTATTCCAAGTAGATCCATGTGGTTTAGATTGGACAGACCGTCGGATGCTAAGTGTGATTATTGAACAATTTAACGGCGGCCCCGTCGGCTTAGAAACAATCGCCGCCGCCACAGGTGAAGATACCCAAACCATTGAGGAAGTATACGAACCCTACCTCATGCAAATTGGCTACCTCAGCCGTACCCCGCGCGGTCGCATAGCGACGAAAGCCGCATACAAACACATGGGTTTTACACCACCTAATGAACAGTTATCTTTACTGTAG